The Rhineura floridana isolate rRhiFlo1 chromosome 10, rRhiFlo1.hap2, whole genome shotgun sequence genome includes a region encoding these proteins:
- the POMGNT2 gene encoding protein O-linked-mannose beta-1,4-N-acetylglucosaminyltransferase 2, with protein sequence MNIAAVFNALLVSVLAAVLWKYIKLRDHIFVLEEELLLTRQSQELSQVRIDYHAALQALVEDGTRMVCTGRMHTDRICRFESLCYSTEAEEFVFFHSNSSVMLPNLGSRRFQPALLDLSSVEDHNTQYFNFVELPAASLKFMPKPVFVPDVALIVNRFNPDNLMHVFHDDLLPIFYTMQQFPDLDLETRLFFMEGWGEGLHFDLYRLLSGKQPLLREQLKTLGRLLCFTKSYVGLSKITTWYQYGFVQPQGPKANILVSGNEIRQFTKFMMEKLNVSLEGMPSEEYIIVFSRTINRLILNEAELILALAQEFQMKTISVSIEDHTFSDIVRLISNASMLVSMHGAQLVMSLFLPRGATVVELFPYAINPEHYTPYKTLCTLPGMDLQYIAWQNTEKENTMTYSDRPWDQGGIAHLDKAEQDRIIKSSEVPRHLCCRNPEWLFRIYQDTKINIASLIQVIRQTVKTKPGPKRQKWTSGLYPGKVRDAKCQTSVQGTSEAKLSVSWQIPWNLKYLKVREVKYEVWIQEQGENTYMPYILSHQNHTFSDNIKPFTNYLVWIRCIFNKNLLGPFADVLLCST encoded by the coding sequence ATGAACATAGCGGCTGTGTTTAATGCCTTGCTAGTGTCTGTCCTTGCAGCTGTGCTTTGGAAATATATCAAGCTGCGAGATCACATCTTCGTGCTAGAAGAGGAGTTGCTCCTTACTCGCCAGTCCCAAGAGCTCTCTCAGGTCCGCATTGACTACCATGCTGCTCTTCAAGCCCTGGTGGAAGATGGGACTAGAATGGTGTGCACTGGCAGGATGCATACTGACCGGATCTGCCGTTTTGAGTCTCTCTGTTATTCCACTGAGGCTGAGGAATTTGTCTTCTTTCACAGCAACTCCTCAGTCATGCTTCCTAATCTGGGCTCCAGAAGGTTCCAACCTGCCCTGCTTGATCTCTCCTCAGTGGAAGACCACAACACACAGTATTTCAACTTTGTAGAACTGCCGGCTGCTTCACTGAAATTTATGCCAAAGCCAGTTTTTGTCCCCGATGTGGCACTGATTGTGAATAGATTCAACCCGGACAACTTGATGCATGTTTTTCATGACGATCTCCTCCCGATCTTCTACACCATGCAGCAGTTCCCAGATTTGGACCTGGAGACCAGGTTGTTTTTCATGGAAGGGTGGGGTGAAGGCCTACACTTTGACCTCTACAGACTGTTGAGTGGCAAGCAACCACTTCTGAGAGAGCAGCTGAAAACCCTCGGGCGTCTCCTTTGCTTTACCAAGTCATATGTAGGACTGTCCAAAATCACAACATGGTATCAGTATGGGTTTGTTCAGCCACAGGGGCCAAAGGCCAATATCCTTGTCTCTGGAAATGAGATCCGACAGTTCACCAAATTCATGATGGAGAAGCTGAATGTGAGCTTGGAAGGGATGCCCAGTGAGGAATATATTATAGTGTTCAGTCGAACCATAAACAGGCTCATCCTCAATGAGGCAGAACTTATTTTGGCACTTGCCCAAGAATTCCAGATGAAAACCATTTCTGTTTCCATAGAAGACCATACATTTTCTGATATTGTACGCCTTATCAGCAATGCCTCCATGCTAGTCAGCATGCACGGAGCTCAGCTAGTGATGTCTCTCTTCCTGCCCAGAGGAGCCACTGTTGTGGAACTCTTCCCATATGCCATAAACCCTGAACATTACACACCTTATAAAACCTTGTGTACTCTACCTGGCATGGACCTTCAGTATATCGCTTGGCAGAACACTGAGAAGGAGAATACTATGACTTATTCAGACAGGCCCTGGGATCAAGGCGGGATTGCGCACTTAGACAAGGCAGAGCAAGACCGTATCATAAAAAGCAGTGAAGTTCCCCGGCACCTCTGCTGCCGAAACCCAGAGTGGCTTTTCCGTATCTACCAGGACACCAAAATTAACATTGCTTCCCTTATCCAGGTGATCAGGCAAACTGTGAAAACAAAGCCTGGGcccaagaggcaaaagtggactaGTGGTCTCTACCCAGGCAAAGTTAGAGATGCCAAATGCCAAACCTCTGTCCAGGGTACCAGCGAAGCTAAACTCTCTGTGTCTTGGCAGATCCCTTGGAACCTTAAGTACCTGAAGGTCAGGGAAGTAAAATACGAAGTGTGGATACAGGAGCAAGGGGAAAACACGTACATGCCTTACATCTTGTCCCATCAGAATCATACGTTTTCCGATAACATCAAGCCATTCACAAACTATCTGGTGTGGATTCGCTGCATTTTCAACAAAAATCTCCTTGGCCCCTTTGCGGATGTGCTGTTGTGCAGTACGTAA